In Dysidea avara chromosome 6, odDysAvar1.4, whole genome shotgun sequence, the genomic stretch AGGTTGTAGTTTATCTGTACAATTTGCTGGCAACTGGATGGGTATGATGTTATGGCTTCTTAGAAGTGATAAAATGGCATCAGTTGTTTGCTCTCTGAAGTTATCAAAAATTGCTGCCGCAGGAAAAGTTGAACCCAGTTTCAACTTCTGTCTCTTCTCACTGAAAAAGGGCACAATAACCTTATCAATGTACTGTTTCATAGTGATTTCATTGGACCAGTGATTTTCTGAGTACCATACATCCCAACCATCTGGAAATCCAACCTGTGGGTGACACTTTGGTGTCTTCCCTTGGTATAGCAACTGTGGAAGTAGGTAATCACCAGCTGCAGTTATGGCTAAAACTGCAGTCAACTGTCGCTTGTCATCACTGTGAGCAATCGGAACAATATTTGTACCCTCTTTTTCCGTTGTCCAATCTCCACTTGGAACAATGGACAAGCCAGTCTGGTCCCAGTTTATTATAAGACTTTCTGGGATGTCATTGATAATTACCTCTGCTGCTACATCAGCCAGAAATATTTCTTTGCACTCTTCGAATTGTGCCATTGAAATTTTCCCTGACGTTGAGCACTTCCTTTTGACAAACTCCACGTGTCGTAGCAATGACTGTGCGCAGCTCTTCACGATATTGATGTGCCCACCATGAGAATAAAGCTTTGAAATGTCTCAGTAGGAAACAATCCCTTCAGCAGCCCCCATCACAACAGTTGTATTCACCACTCCACCAGCTGCTCTAAGGTTGCTGATAAATTCCTTAACCAAAGAATCTAACTGTTCTCCTAGGAGCAATGGTCTACCTCTAGGCTCGGTTTCTAATTCGGTGATAACAATAGGTTTGTCCTTATGCTCTTCACCTTCAGATGCCTCATTGATTTCAGTTTGTTGCTTACGCTGCTCCAAAATCTCATCCTTCAGCTTTTTTAAATACTTGTCTTTAAACCTCCTTGCCGTAGACTCGTTTATATCGATTCCCCAAGCTGCAGTGTAGTGTTTTGCCGCGTTAGTAGCACCATTCTCTGCTGCATACTTCCCGATTAACGCACGTTGCTCTTTGGAGTATGAATTGTACTGTCCGCGATTATGAGACTTCTCTGCTACAGTGCTGACAGCATTAGCAATGGACTTCTGAGCAGCTTCGATATCTTTCTGAGACAAAATTGATGGCTTAAAGCTTGGTAGCGCTTCTCTTTTGACATACTTAAACATCGCCATTTTGAACGAAATTACATGTGATCAGCCCACTAGGCGTCTCAAAGTATTAGAAGCTGTTGCTAGTAATGGGAGAGTAGGTACTAGGGGATTCATTGGACTAAGTTGTGAACAAGAAAAGTCTGAGGGCTTGGTTCAACATTAGCCAGCATCGCTTGCAGTGATGCTGAGTGTCACTGGTACGAAAAATGTAATATtggcgaaattttaatttggtgaTTTGGTAACCATTCGCCAATTTTGCCAAATTTAGTTTatcgccaaatttaattgatatacggtattctgactgttatattagagtatcagttttacatacagtggaacAGCCAGACCTTCAGGGATGGAtgggcacactcacccacaTATTTCACCCCATACAACTAACTAGCACAAAATACGAGTCCATACTTTGTAgactctatatagctacatttggtttaaaaactttcaaaaatgcatatatgtatctagctagctaataatacacTACGTTACTattcctgcagcttatttcactagtctaatgctgCTGCATaaatgatatagaagctagaaatgAAAACTAACTTATTACACCTCCATGTCTTGTTCTCCtgtacttgtacacaactctGTAAACTCCAGCCTGACTCAGATAATCCGTAATTCAGTCACCACAGTATATTTCATCTAAAACTTACTTGCCTAACACTTTTCGTCTATCACTTTTCGTTATTGAACCTTGCCAACAACAAAATCCATGCTGTTACTCACAACTAAGTATTCCACATGTGAAACACGGATTGGATCCACCTTCCTCATGTTTCTCTCTTTCCTCCACCCAAAATTTGAATCACGTGATGCTGTGCATTAATTACGAAGGACTGAATTACTCGGATCAAGTGATGACATTATTGAAGAAATTATTTCAATATTATCTGCTGATTTACAACAAAATATGGCACTGCCAAGGTATGTACTACTTGTTTCTTGCTAGTAATAGCAATACTGAGTGGGTGCTGCTGTCTTAGAAAAATTTGGGTGGGCACGTGTCCACCCAGGCCCATacctggctacaccactgttTACATAcagaacatacacacacacacacacacacacacacacacacaaaacatgtCCAACATGAACAGTCCTTCCGATCCCCCATGGAGGCTGCCCAAATAGAAAGAGTTGCTCTGCAACTCGCTAGAAGACTGGCCAACTGAACTAATGGGTAGATAGTTGTTTAGAAAACATACAGGAGTTTGGGGATCATCAACCAGATCCAAGCCCTTCTGTAATGCTTGAGTAAATGTATGATGTAATGCCCTGTTGTAGGCTTGC encodes the following:
- the LOC136259296 gene encoding uncharacterized protein, whose protein sequence is MAQFEECKEIFLADVAAEVIINDIPESLIINWDQTGLSIVPSGDWTTEKEGTNIVPIAHSDDKRQLTAVLAITAAGDYLLPQLLYQGKTPKCHPQVGFPDGWDVWYSENHWSNEITMKQYIDKVIVPFFSEKRQKLKLGSTFPAAAIFDNFREQTTDAILSLLRSHNIIPIQLPANCTDKLQPLDIPSTNQWKTILKEMHHFHSLLLKLTTLENRILQYETRIQSLLTTNQSEMTDQISILQEE